The following coding sequences are from one Perognathus longimembris pacificus isolate PPM17 chromosome 13, ASM2315922v1, whole genome shotgun sequence window:
- the Ccdc87 gene encoding coiled-coil domain-containing protein 87: MEPQEPEPEFQEFYHQLLNPLSIVPRRAESPKPQRRRPEEAEQAFPLAKVQAAHLCSQVSKLLAGSGLAARVSPSYRLRLAEVIVGELRCSWREPPAEPKLSYRNYVKLQRRLESYVLLCSEQLFLRYLHLLVTMPNSKGIFTESAILSRLVANLARDCTVFLTSPAVYRCLLKDFLALLNLQPTPAVLAKLRPVCPSGSFKLCPIPWPHSTGFAQVPCSRLNLNYLVQLSRPPEFLSEPPPDPVNELKALIRLKWRKPLRWLSIVKYRKATATDSQPSKTMPSLTDSGTLISAAPRLYSQPRRSRSMPSLREGWKLEDELGLPPPPTRPLTPLILAAKSKQELAADIAAKDLRQKVKKMTLEWPHRPPPDSGLPPLLGVVTRRQAASQHLEELQRTLKSLQEEEASGQWYFQIPKRPPLQPQPVTIALKLRNQMVVQTATVRVSERYFLDTFHVQGAGVLYNHLAGELDSKVIEEMDVDRFVGGSTKEVYEELMSRVSTDHFRFDQGPLVEPAADKDWSSLLSSATLHKEKQFRIINPNLAGFYSRKTRSQHSSLEATSSLTLAYTGKNLDATKSSFLNLLRNFVSVSDYFKYLRNQESDYLHTIFQMYEEDVPVVVQVPVKESVEIPHPPPLLEDEEPDFVPGEWDWHTVLEHSQEIRKVSIVSLQKRLEQLWSLYEVPEKAQLDMIIKYSSNARLQQLPVLLKAWEQALKPIQARELLLGKLEWFERQASDPNRFFRKTGLDIGRLLEENELRSYLHRKLNLIEAPLVSLLQEIEAIFGEPLTFRGRRYLDKMRQDKVEMLYWLQQQRRIRRLIQTQKTAQHSSLFNKHSSLPLITPGNTPLPTTLPTTRPNTSTSFPSPKHSTASQDS; this comes from the coding sequence ATGGAGCCTCAGGAGCCAGAGCCTGAGTTCCAGGAGTTTTACCACCAATTACTGAATCCGCTGTCGATCGTCCCCCGCAGAGCGGAGTCCCCGAAGCCTCAGCGGCGCCGCCCGGAGGAGGCAGAGCAGGCTTTTCCGCTCGCCAAGGTGCAAGCGGCCCACCTTTGCAGCCAGGTGTCCAAACTGCTGGCGGGCAGCGGGCTGGCGGCGCGGGTGTCTCCCAGCTACCGACTCCGCCTGGCCGAGGTGATCGTGGGCGAGCTCCGATGCAGCTGGCGGGAGCCTCCCGCCGAGCCGAAGCTCAGCTACCGGAATTACGTGAAGCTGCAGCGCCGGCTGGAGTCCTACGTCCTGCTCTGCAGCGAGCAACTCTTCCTACGCTATCTGCACCTGCTGGTGACCATGCCCAACTCCAAAGGGATCTTCACCGAGTCAGCCATCCTCTCCCGGCTAGTTGCCAACCTGGCCAGGGACTGCACGGTCTTCCTCACCAGTCCCGCCGTCTACCGGTGCTTGCTCAAGGATTTCTTGGCCCTGCTAAACCTACAGCCGACCCCAGCAGTCTTGGCCAAGCTGCGCCCCGTCTGCCCCTCCGGGTCTTTCAAGCTCTGCCCCATCCCCTGGCCTCACAGTACCGGCTTCGCCCAAGTGCCATGCTCTCGTCTCAACCTGAACTACCTCGTCCAACTCAGCCGCCCGCCAGAGTTTCTCAGTGAACCCCCACCCGATCCCGTGAATGAGTTGAAGGCTCTCATCAGATTGAAGTGGAGAAAGCCTCTTCGCTGGCTGTCCATTGTAAAATACAGGAAAGCAACCGCAACCGACTCCCAGCCCTCCAAAACGATGCCATCGCTTACCGATTCCGGGACTCTCATCAGTGCCGCTCCCCGTCTCTACTCCCAGCCTCGGAGAAGCCGGTCCATGCCCTCTCTTCGTGAGGGTTGGAAGCTGGAAGATGAGTTGGGccttcctccaccccccacccgccccttAACCCCACTGATCTTGGCTGCAAAAAGCAAACAAGAGCTGGCTGCAGACATTGCGGCTAAGGATCTGAGGCAGAAAGTAAAGAAGATGACCTTGGAGTGGCCTCACCGCCCACCTCCTGATTCTGGCCTGCCTCCACTCTTGGGAGTGGTGACTCGCAGACAAGCTGCAAGCCAGCACCTGGAGGAGCTGCAGAGAACATTGAAGAGCCTCCAAGAGGaagaagcctctgggcagtggtACTTCCAGATCCCTAAACGCCCTCCACTTCAACCACAGCCAGTGACCATTGCTTTGAAGCTAAGAAATCAGATGGTGGTCCAAACAGCTACTGTGAGGGTCTCTGAAAGATACTTTCTGGACACTTTTCATGTCCAGGGGGCTGGGGTCCTGTACAATCACCTGGCTGGTGAACTGGACTCTAAAGTCATCGAAGAAATGGATGTTGATCGCTTTGTCGGTGGTAGCACCAAGGAGGTCTACGAAGAATTAATGAGCCGCGTTTCTACTGACCACTTCCGTTTTGACCAAGGACCCCTGGTTGAGCCTGCTGCTGATAAAGACTGGTCAAGCTTGCTCTCCTCAGCTACtttacacaaagaaaaacaatttcgAATCATCAACCCTAATTTGGCTGGGTTTTACTCTCGGAAAACCAGATCTCAACACTCCAGTCTTGAGGCAACATCTTCTCTCACACTAGCCTATACAGGCAAAAACTTGGATGCCACCAAGTCCTCCTTTCTAAACTTATTGAGAAACTTTGTATCTGTAAGTGACTACTTCAAGTACCTTAGGAACCAGGAATCAGATTACCTCCACACCATTTTCCAAATGTATGAAGAAGATGTACCTGTGGTGGTACAGGTCCCTGTCAAAGAGTCCGTCGAgattccccatcctcctcccttgCTAGAAGATGAAGAACCAGACTTCGTGCcaggagagtgggattggcacacAGTGCTGGAGCATAGTCAAGAAATCAGGAAAGTCTCTATCGTGAGCCTGCAGAAGCGTCTGGAACAACTGTGGTCCTTATATGAGGTCCCTGAAAAGGCCCAGCTGGACATGATCATCAAGTACAGCTCCAATGCCCGTCTGCAGCAGCTGCCAGTTTTGCTGAAGGCCTGGGAGCAGGCCCTGAAGCCCATTCAGGCCCGGGAGCTATTGCTGGGGAAACTGGAGTGGTTTGAGCGGCAAGCCTCGGACCCAAACCGCTTCTTCCGAAAGACTGGCTTGGATATTGGTCGCCTCCTAGAGGAGAATGAACTGCGCAGCTATCTCCACAGAAAGCTCAATTTAATAGAGGCTCCTTTGGTTTCCCTCCTGCAGGAGATTGAGGCAATCTTTGGAGAGCCTTTGACTTTCAGGGGGCGTCGCTACCTGGATAAGATGAGGCAGGACAAAGTGGAAATGCTTTACTGGCTCCAGCAGCAGCGTCGGATCCGCCGCCTGATCCAGACCCAGAAGACTGCTCAGCACTCATCCCTGTTCAATAAGCACAGCAGCCTGCCTTTAATAACTCCCGGGAATACTCCCCTACCCACTACCCTGCCCACTACCAGGCCAaacacctccacttccttccccagccccaaacactcAACAGCTTCTCAAGATTCCTGA